From a single Candoia aspera isolate rCanAsp1 chromosome 2, rCanAsp1.hap2, whole genome shotgun sequence genomic region:
- the LOC134492207 gene encoding inactive serine/threonine-protein kinase TEX14-like: MDIIQQYCAQMAAQVQHGDQSLYSKTLGTSSRSLRSSFTSLLSTSFWYLDCPQMFGNMKKPSVGYGHLYPSRYEQPRMAAFISIADNNELIRGQGEADWSYQNGPFTLMRNLLWNGQLVTVRSTKSEAHPNCSKVRRTMDLLLAEQEYCSQLRHPHLLLLLAVSPSIDLQNIQLVFERVEMCSLYYALHCENPSSPASSATVHLLLQVSEALLFLHSRGYVHRAVTSHAIQLVRPGLAKLSNLEYTQQRREKVCLTWPSPPPPPLYNWLPLEVIRDRPASVNSDFYSFCTVIQEIFTGEIPWFGSDGLNVRENMEGGQSLLTDARVPEPFYEVVKSGTALKERDRRGTFPDLRYLLRGAQQGAAGDFPLLSSATSCPKKLGRWAGQTESDQDSVPIIPEEPPYFEVESSSRSAEQSTFSAHPGSQTLSQGQKYSSQQAGVPSKSVEQQNPKLNSDSPWEQGNSEEEKTESDNTGTSADLGNTVASQEETFVNSLQDSACLLAKAQASLENLEKRFASGIHMLESFVTQQGAPGQTSHSEGALPKRVVVEKCKDNTQNSLQNLIDLSAQARRKKQQNPALPKIYQRLESNTERPFCNTETFDLLQEIIQELQGTSDSFTVNRKQQAWDRKEKEIASGQKKGDPVPTTGRGMVAS, translated from the exons ATGGACATCATACAACAGTACTGTGCCCAGATGGCAGCACAGGTGCAACATGGTGACCAGTCACTGTACTCAAAAACTCTAGGAACATCTTCACGCAGTTTGCGTTCCTCTTTCACATCACTCTTATCTACCTCCTTCTG GTATCTGGACTGTCCCCAGATGTTTGGAAATATGAAGAAGCCATCTGTTGGATATGGACAT ctctatcCGAGTAGATACGAGCAGCCACGGATGGCTGCCTTCATATCCATTGCAGATAATAATGAACTGATCAGAGGTCAAGGAGAAGCAGATTGGAGTTATCAGAATGGACCATTCACACTCATGAGGAA CTTGCTGTGGAATGGACAGTTGGTTACTGTGAGAAGCACAAAGTCAGAAGCACACCCCAACTGCAGTAAAGTGCGTCGCACCATGGACTTGCTCCTAGCTGAACAAGAATACTGCAG CCAACTTCGTCATCCCCATCTCCTGCTTCTCTTAGCTGTGAGTCCATCCATAGATCTACAAAATATCCAGCTTGTCTTTGAAAGAGTAGAAATGTGTTCCCTGTACTATGCCTTGCACTGTGAG AATCCTAGCTCTCCAGCATCCTCAGCAACAGTGCATCTGCTCCTGCAAGTCTCTGAAGCCCTTTTGTTCCTGCATTCTCGAGGATATGTCCATCGGGCTGTGACCTCCCATGCGATACAGCTAGTGAGACCTGGTCTTGCCAAGCTCAGTAACCTTGAGTATACGCAACAGAG GagagagaaagtctgtttaaccTGGCCTAGCCCACCACCTCCGCCTCTCTACAACTGGTTACCCTTGGAAGTCATAAGAGACCGACCAGCCTCCGTGAATTCTGACTTCTACAGCTTCTGCACAGTCATTCAGGAAATCTTCACAG GGGAAATTCCTTGGTTTGGATCGGATGGCCTCAACGTGAGAGAAAACATGGAGGGAGGACAGTCTCTCTTAACTGATGCCCGTGTCCCTGAGCCATTTTATGAGGTGGTCAAAAGTGGTACTGCTTTGAAAGAACGTGACCGGAGAGGCACTTTCCCTGACTTACGCTACTTACTGCGGGGAGCCCAACAG GGTGCTGCAGGGGATTTTCCTTTGCTTTCGTCAGCAACATCATGTCCAAAGAAGCTTGGCAGGTGGGCAGGACAAACGGAGTCTGATCAGGACTCGGTCCCCATCATTCCTGAAG AACCACCGTACTTTGAGGTGGAGTCCAGCAGCAGGAGTGCAGAGCAAAGCACATTTAGTGCTCATCCTGGGAGCCAGACGCTGAGTCAGGGACAG aaaTACAGCAGTCAGCAGGCAGGTGTCCCTAGCAAATCTGTGGAACAGCAAAACCCTAAGTTGAACTCTGACAGCCCATGGGAACAAGGGAATAGTGAAGAGGAGAAGACCGAGTCTGACAACACTGGAACGTCAGCAGACCTG GGAAACACTGTTGCCAGCCAGGAGGAGACATTTGTGAACAGCCTACAGGATTCAGCCTGTCTGTTGGCAAAGGCCCAAGCATCCTTAGAAAATCTCGAGAAACGTTTTGCATCTGGCATCCATATGTTGGAGTCATTTGTCACCCAGCAAGGAGCACCAGGTCAAACCAGTCACAGCGAGGGAGCCCTGCCTAAGCGGGTGGTGGTGG AAAAATGCAAAGATAACACCCAGAACTCCCTGCAAAACCTTATTGATTTATCAGCTCAagccagaagaaaaaaacag CAAAATCCTGCCTTACCAAAGATTTACCAGAGGTTGGAGAGCAACACAGAAAGACCTTTTTGTAACACAGAGAC CTTTGACCTCCTTCAGGAAATTATCCAGGAGCTGCAAGGAACAAGTGACTCCTTCACTGTGAACCGCA AGCAGCAAGCGTGGGACAGAAAAGAGAAGGAGATTGCCTCCGGTCAAAAGAAGGGAGATCCGGTCCCCACCACAGGGCGAGGGATGGTGGCTAGTTAG